One Ricinus communis isolate WT05 ecotype wild-type chromosome 7, ASM1957865v1, whole genome shotgun sequence genomic region harbors:
- the LOC125370601 gene encoding NADH-ubiquinone oxidoreductase chain 6 translates to MILSVLSSPALVSGLMVARAKNPVHSVLFPILVFRDTSGLLLLLGLDFSAMIFPVVYIGAIAVLFLFVVMMFHIQIAEIHEEVLRYLPVSGIIGLIFWWEMFFILDNETIPLLPTQRNTTSLRYTVYAGKVRSWTNLETLGNLLYTYYFVWFLVPSLILLVAMIGAIVLTMHRTTHGAVKRQDLFRRNAIDFRRTIMRRTTDPSQSTKRKVAPMGKY, encoded by the coding sequence ATGATACTTTCTGTTTTGTCGAGCCCTGCTTTGGTCTCTGGTTTGATGGTTGCACGTGCTAAAAATCCGGTACATTCCGTTTTGTTTCCCATCCTAGTCTTTCGCGATACTTCAGGTTTACTTCTTTTGTTAGGTCTCGACTTCTCCGCTATGATCTTCCCAGTAGTTTATATAGGAGCTATAGCCGTTTTATTCCTATTCGTTGTTATGATGTTCCATATTCAAATAGCGGAGATTCACGAAGAAGTCTTGCGCTATTTACCAGTGAGTGGTATTATTGGACTGATCTTTTGGTGGGAAATGTTCTTCATTTTAGATAATGAAACCATTCCATTACTACCAACCCAAAGAAATACGACCTCTCTGAGATATACAGTTTATGCCGGAAAGGTACGAAGTTGGACTAATTTGGAAACATTGGGCAATTTACTTTATACCTACTATTTCGTCTGGTTTTTGGTTCCTagtcttattttattagtagcCATGATTGGGGCTATAGTACTGACTATGCATAGGACTACCCACGGAGCGGTGAAAAGACAGGATCTATTTCGACGAAATGCTATTGATTTTAGGAGGACTATAATGAGGAGGACGACAGACCCATCACAATCGACTAAACGGAAAGTCGCCCCAATGGggaaatattaa